The Tistrella mobilis genome window below encodes:
- a CDS encoding homocitrate synthase/isopropylmalate synthase family protein, translating to MHHDLPTVAASGFRTARLVDASLADGRGATAPTAERLDILLALDDLGIDAALIGYPAARPADLALLEASRARCRQLTRMVCTALADAPVLADLLGRGGPTENGPPIEVVLECGTDPRLAEGADPVALLTGAIIRLAPRAPVWVELAAIAAAAPEMLRSLVHAALAAGARGLILADTTGRMLPAETAATIGMLRAITGPTIPVIVAPADDLGLATANALAGLAAGADGVLGAIGGLGERAGLVPIEEVATAIRYRPDHVRLDHAIDLAALVRTGMTIAERLSVDLGRNKALLGDYVFGTAAGLHQHGLLNHPITYEYLDPADFGRERRILIGRHSGRAVLRARLTEAGINLDPAGLEAVYQAVMRSADPERFNDTAELVALHRRLSAGDAVAGPVAHVSQGA from the coding sequence ATGCATCATGATCTTCCGACCGTCGCGGCCAGCGGGTTTCGGACAGCCAGACTGGTTGACGCCTCTCTTGCCGACGGCCGCGGTGCCACGGCACCGACGGCGGAGCGGCTGGACATTCTGCTGGCCCTCGACGATCTGGGCATCGATGCGGCGCTGATCGGTTATCCGGCAGCCCGGCCCGCCGATCTGGCGCTGCTGGAGGCCAGTCGCGCACGCTGTCGGCAGCTGACCCGCATGGTCTGCACCGCGCTTGCCGATGCGCCGGTCCTGGCGGATCTGCTGGGCCGGGGCGGGCCGACGGAAAACGGGCCGCCGATCGAGGTCGTGCTGGAATGCGGCACCGATCCGCGTCTGGCCGAGGGTGCGGATCCGGTGGCGCTGCTGACCGGTGCGATCATCCGTCTGGCACCCCGGGCACCCGTCTGGGTAGAGCTTGCGGCGATTGCTGCAGCCGCTCCCGAAATGCTGCGGAGCCTGGTTCATGCCGCTCTTGCGGCCGGCGCCCGGGGGCTGATCCTTGCCGATACCACCGGCCGGATGCTGCCGGCCGAGACGGCGGCCACGATCGGCATGTTGCGGGCGATCACCGGCCCGACGATCCCGGTGATCGTGGCACCGGCCGACGATCTGGGCCTTGCCACCGCGAATGCGCTGGCCGGGCTTGCCGCCGGCGCCGATGGGGTGCTGGGCGCCATCGGCGGCTTGGGGGAGCGCGCCGGTCTGGTGCCGATCGAGGAGGTCGCGACCGCCATCCGCTACCGCCCGGATCACGTCCGACTGGATCACGCCATCGATCTCGCGGCCCTGGTCCGTACGGGCATGACGATCGCGGAAAGGCTTTCGGTCGATCTGGGGCGCAACAAGGCGCTGCTCGGCGACTATGTCTTCGGAACGGCTGCCGGGCTGCATCAGCACGGGCTGCTCAATCATCCGATCACTTACGAATATCTCGACCCGGCGGATTTCGGCCGCGAGCGGCGGATCCTGATCGGTCGCCATTCGGGGCGTGCAGTGCTGCGCGCCCGGCTGACCGAGGCCGGGATCAATCTGGATCCGGCAGGGCTGGAGGCCGTCTATCAGGCGGTGATGCGCAGCGCCGATCCCGAACGGTTCAACGACACGGCCGAGCTGGTCGCGCTCCACCGCCGGCTTTCGGCCGGGGATGCGGTGGCAGGCCCTGTCGCCCACGTCAGTCAGGGGGCATGA
- a CDS encoding amidohydrolase family protein produces MTYQSVPNRRGAFASAEKKHPFIDADSHIEDHDGIFDHLDRAYWHRRPKIVHIGDMIAHRTQRNYAWLIDGEMRPKMQGYQASCHASPIVTDYAKLKPVSTAIQGILDVDAYCAKMDEIQLDVATIYSTLFLQPLTRDPLFEAALMRSYNSWMAETCAKKPTRLKWAALLPMRLPDQAVKEVHRAKALGATSLMVLGTVGSVLLHDRRFDPVWAAAEEVGLPICVHVGWAHDGIGEGLDSPAAAFILNFEMTIVFGFFSFLGGGILDRFKSLKVGFLEGGASWFPTVLDRMDKWRVTPAAEVWPAEKAPIDYLREREIYFTVEGDEANLPAFVDLIGADRILGAADFPHTHYAGGKLGEAFGSIRERDDVPDAHKDLIFGPNAMRFYGLKPEDVHFSKPTQTAQG; encoded by the coding sequence ATGACCTATCAGTCCGTTCCGAACCGGCGTGGCGCTTTCGCGTCGGCCGAGAAGAAACACCCCTTCATCGATGCCGATTCTCATATCGAGGATCATGACGGCATCTTTGATCATCTGGACCGCGCCTACTGGCACCGGCGGCCCAAGATCGTCCATATCGGCGACATGATCGCCCATCGGACCCAGCGCAACTATGCCTGGCTGATCGACGGCGAGATGCGGCCCAAGATGCAGGGCTATCAGGCGTCCTGTCATGCCAGCCCGATCGTCACCGACTATGCGAAGCTGAAGCCGGTCAGCACCGCCATCCAGGGCATTCTCGACGTCGACGCCTATTGCGCGAAGATGGACGAGATCCAGCTGGACGTCGCGACGATCTACTCGACACTTTTCCTCCAGCCGCTGACCCGTGATCCGCTGTTCGAGGCGGCGCTGATGCGGTCGTATAACAGCTGGATGGCCGAAACCTGTGCCAAGAAGCCGACCCGGCTGAAATGGGCGGCCCTTCTGCCGATGCGCCTGCCCGATCAGGCGGTGAAGGAAGTGCATCGTGCCAAGGCGCTGGGGGCGACCTCGCTGATGGTGCTGGGCACGGTCGGATCGGTTCTGCTGCATGATCGCCGGTTCGATCCGGTCTGGGCGGCGGCGGAAGAGGTCGGCCTGCCGATCTGCGTCCATGTCGGCTGGGCCCATGACGGCATCGGCGAAGGCCTCGACAGCCCGGCCGCAGCCTTCATCCTGAATTTCGAGATGACCATCGTCTTCGGCTTCTTCAGCTTCCTGGGCGGCGGCATTCTCGATCGCTTCAAGTCGCTGAAGGTCGGCTTCCTGGAAGGTGGCGCCAGCTGGTTCCCCACCGTGCTCGACCGGATGGACAAGTGGCGGGTGACGCCCGCGGCCGAGGTCTGGCCGGCGGAAAAGGCCCCGATCGATTATCTGCGCGAGCGTGAGATCTACTTCACCGTCGAGGGTGACGAGGCCAACCTGCCGGCCTTCGTCGATCTGATCGGCGCCGATCGCATTCTGGGGGCCGCAGACTTCCCGCACACCCATTATGCCGGCGGCAAGCTGGGTGAAGCCTTCGGCTCGATCCGCGAGCGCGACGACGTGCCCGATGCGCACAAGGATCTGATCTTCGGCCCCAATGCGATGCGCTTCTATGGGCTGAAGCCCGAAGATGTGCATTTCTCGAAGCCGACCCAGACCGCGCAGGGCTGA